GACGACGCGTCCACCACGCACGTCCAGGCAAGCGATCACTCGTTTCGTCAGCAAAGTTCTTCTCCGCGTTTCTCTGTGCGCCTCAGCGTCCACCGTGTTCGCTTTTCGTGGCGAATCCTGGTGTCTTTAGCGTCGTGGCGTTCTCTTTTCGTGACGCCAAGTTTACTTACAACTCAAGAAAGTTCTTCAGTACTTTCAGCCCGGTCTCTGCGCTCTTCTCCGGATGAAACTGGACGCCCATTACGTTGTCGCGTTCGACTGCAGCCGTAAACTCGCCACCGTAAGAAGTCGTCGCCGCAGTATCAGCGCTCACCGGAGCGCGCCACGAGTGCGTGTAGTACACAAAGCTCCCCGACTCAACGCCCTTGAACAGCTTAGAGTCTGGGTGAATATTCTCCAGAGAGTTCCATCCCACGTGCGGGGACTTCAGCTCCGCGCCCTCGAAGGTGGCAGGGAAGTGCTCGCACTTCGCGCTGAAGTGGCATAAGCCTTCCGTGGCTTCGGCCTCGGTCGAGCCTTCGTAGAGCCACTGCAGTCCCACGCAAATGCCGAGAAACGGCGTGGCTTTGGCGATCGCCTCGCGCGTCGCTTCGGTCAGCTTCAGATCGTGCAGCAACTGCGTCGCCCGAAAGTGTCCTACGCCAGGCAGCACAATCTTGTCCGCGCGCAGCACGTCTTCCGGAGCCTGCGTGACGACGATGTCCTCTGCGCCGAGAAACTTCAGCGTCTTCACCACGCTGGTCAGATTGCCCGCTTTGTAATCAATGACTGCGATCATCTACCGTCGCCTCTTCTGCTTTGCCCAGTATCCAAACTCATCCACATAGAGTTCCCCGTCGAGATCGGCAACTCTCTGCTGTATGCGCGTCGAGGCATCCGAGACCGCCTTGTTGTACACCGCAGGCGCAATTTCTTCGAGAAAGAAATCCAGTAGCATGCCAGCAGGTAAATCACCGATCGGCTCCGGCATATGTTCTTCGAAGTAACGCTTCAGCGAAGCAATCGCTTCTGTCCGCTTCGCTTTATCCAGTTCAATCTCTGCCATCATCGCCTCACTAACTTCTAACCAGAGCTACAGCAAGCCCTTCGTGCTCGGCAGCAGATCCTTCATGCGCTCATCCTTTGAGCAGGCACCGCGCATCGCGCGTGCAAACGCCTTGAAGATTGCCTCGATCTTGTGATGGTTGTTGCGGCCGTACATCGTCTTCACATGCACGTTCGCTTTCGCGCCGCGGGCAAAGCCGTCGAAGAAGTCCGGCACAAGCTCTGTGACTAGATCGCCGACCACGGGAGCGGTGAGCTGGTCGTCGACCACACAAGCCACGCGGCCCGAAAGGTCTACAGCAGAAACTGCCAGGGTCTCATCCATCGTCATGACGAAGTAGCCCGCGCGCATGATGCCACGCTTGTCGCCCAGAGCTTCGGCAAACGCCTCGCCCAGCGCGATACCGACGTCTTCGACCGTGTGGTGTTGGTCGACATCGAGGTCGCCAATGCACTTCAACTCGAGGTCGAAGCCGCCATGCTTGGCGAAGCTTTCGAGCATGTGGTCGAAGAAGCGGATGCCCGTGGAGACCTTGTACGTGCCCAGGCCATCTACATTGAGACGCAGGTTGATGTCGGTCTCGAGTGTCTTGCGGTTGACTATTCCTACACGCTCTCCATCATTGGTCTGCGTGGTGCCGATCTCTTCGAGCATGTCGCTCATCGTTCTGTCTCCTTCAACTTAGTGAACAATACAATCGCGTAGATAAGTGTGCAGAGCATGACGGCTATCCAGAGTGCTACCAGTATGTGATGCCCGCGCAGCAGCACCGGGCCACCGCTCATGCAGGCCACTCCTGCGCAGAGCAGGACGACTTTGCGGCGCTGTGGCGTCAGTTGCTTACTCATACTCGCGCTCTTCGCCGCTTGCGCGGCCCTGCGAACTCACGCTCTCTGCCGTGGTCCACTGCATCTCATCGAAGACTGCGCGTAAAGCGTTCAAGCCCTTCGTGACCTGCTCGCTGATGCCGACGGTGATGCGCACGTAACCATCGCAGCCGGGATCGGCGGAGCGGTCGCGCAGCAGTACGCCGTGTTCGCGCATGCGCGTCACGACTTCCTTGTGGCGTGGGCCGATGTCCATCAGCACGAAGTTCGACGCGCTCGGCCAGGTATGCACACCCCACGACTGTAACGATTGCTGGATGCGCTCGCGGCCTGCGTGGATCTCCTTCACATACCAGTTGAGGTACTCCTCATCAGCCAGCGCCTCGGGCAGCACTTCGAGTGCGACGCCGTTGACGTTATATGGCGAGGCAACTTTCTTCAGGAAGTTGATCAGGCGAGCGTCGCCGACCATCATGCCGAGGCGAAGGTTCGCGAGGCCGTAGGCTTTCGAGAACGTGCGGCCGATGATGATGTTCTTGACGCGTGGCACGTCAGCCATGACGGTCTCGCCGAAGAAGTGGAAGTACGCTTCGTCGACGAAGATGACCGCTTGCGGTGCGGCGGCAGCGATGGCGAGGATGTGCTCGCGGCTGACGGTGGCACCGGTAGGGTTGTTCGGTGTGGCGAGCAGCACCATCTTGGTCTTCGGTGTGATCGCGGCCATCATGCGCTCGAACGGGAAGCTG
This genomic interval from Acidobacteriaceae bacterium contains the following:
- the hisH gene encoding imidazole glycerol phosphate synthase subunit HisH, whose amino-acid sequence is MIAVIDYKAGNLTSVVKTLKFLGAEDIVVTQAPEDVLRADKIVLPGVGHFRATQLLHDLKLTEATREAIAKATPFLGICVGLQWLYEGSTEAEATEGLCHFSAKCEHFPATFEGAELKSPHVGWNSLENIHPDSKLFKGVESGSFVYYTHSWRAPVSADTAATTSYGGEFTAAVERDNVMGVQFHPEKSAETGLKVLKNFLEL
- a CDS encoding DUF2164 domain-containing protein encodes the protein MMAEIELDKAKRTEAIASLKRYFEEHMPEPIGDLPAGMLLDFFLEEIAPAVYNKAVSDASTRIQQRVADLDGELYVDEFGYWAKQKRRR
- the hisB gene encoding imidazoleglycerol-phosphate dehydratase HisB, with translation MLEEIGTTQTNDGERVGIVNRKTLETDINLRLNVDGLGTYKVSTGIRFFDHMLESFAKHGGFDLELKCIGDLDVDQHHTVEDVGIALGEAFAEALGDKRGIMRAGYFVMTMDETLAVSAVDLSGRVACVVDDQLTAPVVGDLVTELVPDFFDGFARGAKANVHVKTMYGRNNHHKIEAIFKAFARAMRGACSKDERMKDLLPSTKGLL
- a CDS encoding histidinol-phosphate transaminase — encoded protein: MASKLAGGIPQSLLDELRAEGGHDAHELLHSLSHLPRAAEVQPRPNVLSMPEYHPPLASRDLLRLDFNENTVAPSPRVFARLQKLTAEGLTIYPERGHGEAEAAKHFGLQPDEVLLTNGVDEGIHLLACAFLEANDEVVINTPSFFMYDVSCSIQTQNIVRVQSGDDLSFPFERMMAAITPKTKMVLLATPNNPTGATVSREHILAIAAAAPQAVIFVDEAYFHFFGETVMADVPRVKNIIIGRTFSKAYGLANLRLGMMVGDARLINFLKKVASPYNVNGVALEVLPEALADEEYLNWYVKEIHAGRERIQQSLQSWGVHTWPSASNFVLMDIGPRHKEVVTRMREHGVLLRDRSADPGCDGYVRITVGISEQVTKGLNALRAVFDEMQWTTAESVSSQGRASGEEREYE